A stretch of Malus sylvestris chromosome 11, drMalSylv7.2, whole genome shotgun sequence DNA encodes these proteins:
- the LOC126589800 gene encoding G-type lectin S-receptor-like serine/threonine-protein kinase At4g27290 isoform X5: MGGFGFLLIGTNLLFLLSTISFAVDSIGPSQSIRNGTTLVSNDGSFELGFFSPGSSKNSYLGIWIKNVPVRAVVWVANRCKPINDSSGTLMLDITGNLVLFGQNKSVVWSTNIVKHAQSATVQLLDSGNLVVRDVKDGNSGTYLWQSFDYPSDTLLPGMKLGWDLRTGLKRRLSAWKNAEDPCPGNITYGIEMELEAYPQAFIRKGTAKFYRSSLWNNLTFCGAPEKPSSRFAFNFVYTDDEVYYTYKHKVQIISRIVLNQTIGKCTRYYWDDIDPHWGQLSPRPREQCDQYHLCGANGKCTFDNYQVCQCLKGFRPKSQEKGNLTDWSLGCVRNKPLSCQEKDKDGFLNFTSLKLPDTTHSWVNRSMNLNECRAKCLGNCSCTAYTSSDMRGGTGCVIWFGDLLDIRELVTAGPDLYVRLSASELALGTSSGNHEEGNDGKWKIPLIVVVAITVMFSGILLVGYIRRRRKNLREKTELGERDQSNEGEGKENLELPLFDWNEIASVTKNFSTENKLGEGGFGPVYRGTLADGQEIAVKRLSRSSGQGLDEFMNEVVLIAKLQHRNLVKLLGGCIHGEEKMLIYEYMPNGSLDSSIFDRTREEQLIDWPKRFHIICGIARGLLYLHQDSRLRIIHRDLKASNVLLDDEMNPKISDFGLARILVGGDQAGGNTNRVVGT, encoded by the exons ATGGGGGGTTTCGGTTTTCTGCTCATCGGTACTAATTTGCTCTTTCTGCTGTCCACAATTTCCTTTGCAGTTGACAGCATTGGTCCGTCGCAGTCTATCCGTAATGGAACGACCTTAGTTTCTAACGATGGAAGCTTTGAGCTTGGTTTCTTCAGTCCAGGTAGTTCCAAGAATAGTTACTTGGGAATTTGGATCAAGAATGTCCCGGTAAGAGCTGTTGTTTGGGTTGCAAACAGATGCAAACCAATCAATGACTCGTCCGGCACATTAATGTTAGACATAACCGGCAATCTTGTGTTGTTTGGTCAGAATAAGAGTGTTGTTTGGTCGACAAACATAGTTAAACACGCCCAAAGTGCAACGGTACAGCTATTGGATTCTGGAAATTTGGTGGTAAGAGATGTGAAAGATGGAAATTCAGGAACCTATTTGTGGCAAAGCTTCGATTATCCTTCCGATACACTGTTACCAGGAATGAAGTTGGGATGGGACTTGAGGACAGGTCTAAAAAGGCGTTTATCAGCATGGAAGAATGCAGAAGATCCGTGTCCAGGTAACATCACTTATGGGATTGAAATGGAACTTGAAGCATACCCTCAAGCATTTATTCGGAAAGGAACTGCAAAGTTCTACCGTAGTAGCCTATGGAATAACCTGACATTCTGTGGTGCACCAGAAAAGCCTAGTTCCCGTTTCGCTTTCAACTTTGTGTACACTGACGATGAAGTGTACTACACATACAAACATAAAGTTCAGATAATCTCAAGAATAGTTTTGAACCAAACCATCGGTAAATGTACTCGCTATTATTGGGATGACATAGATCCACATTGGGGGCAGCTTTCGCCAAGGCCTAGGGAGCAGTGTGATCAGTATCACCTCTGTGGAGCCAATGGAAAATGTACTTTTGACAATTATCAGGTCTGCCAATGTCTGAAAGGATTTAGGCCTAAGTCTCAAGAAAAAGGGAACTTGACCGACTGGTCTCTTGGATGTGTGCGCAACAAACCTTTAAGCTGCCAAGAAAAGGATAAGGATGGTTTTCTTAATTTCACTAGCCTAAAGTTGCCCGATACCACACACTCTTGGGTGAACCGAAGCATGAATCTCAACGAATGCAGAGCAAAATGCTTGGGCAACTGTTCTTGTACGGCTTATACAAGCTCGGATATGAGAGGAGGTACTGGCTGCGTCATTTGGTTTGGTGATCTACTAGATATCAGGGAGCTTGTGACTGCTGGGCCGGATCTATATGTTCGACTGTCAGCGTCAGAATTAGCTTTAG GTACTTCATCCGGCAACCATGAAGAAGGAAATGATGGTAAATGGAAGATACCATTGATAGTTGTAGTTGCAATCACAGTAATGTTTTCAGGAATTCTGTTAGTTGGATACATTCGGCGAAGGAGGAAAAACCTAAGAG AAAAAACAGAATTGGGAGAAAGAGATCAGAGCAATGAAGGGGAAGGAAAAGAGAACCTAGAGTTGCCACTCTTTGACTGGAATGAAATAGCTAGTGTGACAAAAAACTTTTCAACCGAAAACAAGCTAGGAGAAGGTGGCTTTGGACCTGTTTACAGG GGGACACTAGCAGATGGACAAGAAATCGCTGTGAAGAGGCTTTCTAGAAGTTCTGGTCAAGGATTGGACGAGTTCATGAATGAAGTTGTACTGATTGCCAAACTTCAGCACCGAAATCTGGTAAAGCTTCTTGGTGGTTGTATTCATGGAGAGGAGAAAATGCTGATATATGAATACATGCCCAATGGAAGCCTAGACTCCTCGATTTTCG ATAGAACCAGAGAAGAACAACTCATAGATTGGCCTAAACGTTTCCACATTATTTGCGGAATTGCTCGCGGTCTCCTATACCTTCATCAAGATTCCAGGCTAAGGATTATTCATCGAGATCTAAAAGCAAGTAATGTATTGCTTGATGATGAGATGAATCCGAAAATTTCAGACTTTGGCTTGGCTAGAATATTAGTTGGAGGAGATCAGGCTGGTGGAAATACAAATAGAGTGGTTGGAACATA G